In a single window of the Cucumis melo cultivar AY chromosome 11, USDA_Cmelo_AY_1.0, whole genome shotgun sequence genome:
- the LOC103499003 gene encoding protein TRI1-like yields MASGLSNGTRFFRGCKTLLDSLKPTTQAYSSTPAVSSKSKLKPPSAAVSGQKSKAAPKRQTNSSGGIMKSLKVSPTLAGFLGQSEISRADAIKQIWSYIKLNNLQNQTDKRQINCDAKLKAIFGGREKVGMLEISKFLSPHFVKSG; encoded by the exons ATGGCCTCAGGTCTTAGCAATGGCACCAGGTTCTTCAGAGGCTGCAAAACTCTCTTAGATTCTCTCAAACCCACCACTCAAGCTTACTCTTCTACTCCTGCGGTCTCTTCCAAGAGTAAGCTAAAACCCCCAAGTGCCGCCGTTTCGGGCCAAAAATCGAAAGCCGCACCAAAGAGACAGACGAATTCTTCGGGCGGGATTATGAAGTCCTTAAAAGTTTCTCCGACTCTCGCTGGCTTCCTTGGCCAGTCCGAGATTTCGCGCGCTGATGCCATCAAGCAAATATGGTCGTACATCAAGCTGAATAACCTCCAG AACCAAACTGATAAGAGGCAGATCAATTGTGATGCAAAGTTGAAGGCCATATTTGGTGGAAGAGAAAAAGTGGGAATGCTTGagatttcaaaatttctttCCCCTCATTTTGTGAAATCTGGTTAA
- the LOC103499006 gene encoding RNA polymerase sigma factor sigB isoform X1 — protein MSCLLPQFKCHPETFSIQFKTAANNSHHHSFIPTAYSSYTKVRDPHSLRTQCILSAASPPTSTGTATTLNVDRLKLPPFDTNTDSVSVERLRSYLGAVESSLASTLLTSEEATIAAAAAEAVTLAKAAVKVARDAALLANNINSSRAGTKSQPSPKPDALHFKWAQFMESERADIIGEPVGVNKRPIEGDALEPSTTESDDVEPTSKELELLQDELSESITVKSKRQTERKARRTRAAEKTVTSVVPFKSGSSSRKKRSSLQEVDYSDPLRYLRATTSTSRLLTATEELELSEGIQDLLKLERLQEELAERYGNEPTFAQWAAAAGVNQRTLRKRLNYGTLCKDKMIKSNIRLVISIAKNYQGAGMNLQDLVQEGCRGLVRGAEKFDASKGFKFSTYAHWWIKQAVRKFLSDQSRTIRLPFHMVEATYRVKEARKQLLSENGRHPDDKEIAEAAGLSMKRLAAVLMTPKAPRSLEQKIGINQNLKPSEVISDPEAETAEDMLIKQFMKQDLEKVLDSLNPREKQVIRWRFGMEDGRMKTLQEIGEIMGVSRERIRQIESCAFRKLKNKKRTKHLQQYLMS, from the exons ATGTCGTGTTTACTTCCCCAATTCAAGTGCCACCCCGAAACATTCTCAATCCAATTCAAGACCGCGGCTAATAATTCTCACCATCATTCCTTTATTCCTACTGCTTATTCCAGTTACA CTAAAGTGAGAGATCCTCATAGTTTAAGGACACAATGTATCTTGTCTGCAGCATCACCACCAACATCGACCGGAACAGCTACAACACTCAATGTGGATCGACTTAAATTGCCTCCTTTTGATACTAACACCGACTCAGTCTCTGTGGAAAGACTAAGATCTTATTTAGGTGCAGTTGAATCGAGTCTAGCCTCTACACTTCTTACCAGTGAGGAGGCTACAATAGCAGCTGCGGCAGCTGAAGCTGTTACTCTTGCAAAAGCAGCTGTCAAGGTTGCAAGGGATGCAGCTCTTCTGGCTAACAATATCAACTCTTCCAGAGCAGGAACAAAATCTCAACCTTCTCCCAAACCTGATGCTTTACATTTCAAATGGGCTCAATTTATGGAATCGGAAAGAGCTGACATAATAGGAGAACCAGTTGGAGTTAATAAACGCCCCATCGAAGGCGATGCTTTGGAACCCAGCACAACAGAATCTGATGATGTGGAGCCAACATCAAAAGAACTTGAACTTTTACAGGATGAACTCTCTGAGAGTATAACTGTAAAGTCAAAGCGTCAAACAGAAAGGAAAGCGAGAAGAACTAGAGCAGCAGAGAAGACTGTTACTAGTGTAGTGCCGTTCAAGTCTGGTTCTAGCAGTCGGAAGAAGCGCAGTTCTTTACAAGAAGTGGACTACTCTGACCCATTGCGTTATTTAAGAGCAACTACTAGCACCTCCAGACTTCTTACTGCAACTGAAGAACTTGAACTGTCAGAAGGAATTCAG GATTTACTGAAACTGGAACGGCTTCAGGAGGAGCTTGCCGAACGATATGGGAATGAACCAACCTTTGCACAATGGGCAGCTGCTGCTGGCGTCAATCAAAGGACACTGAGGAAGCGTCTAAATTATGGTACTCTTTGTAaagacaaaatgataaaaagcaATATTCGTCTTGTCATATCGATTGCAAAAAATTATCAGGGAGCTGGGATGAATCTGCAAGATCTAGTTCAG GAAGGATGTCGAGGCCTTGTAAGGGGTGCAGAGAAGTTTGATGCATCAAAAGGCTTCAAGTTTTCAACCTATGCTCATTGGTGGATAAAGCAAGCAGTGCGAAAGTTTCTTTCTGATCAGTCCAGGACTATTCGCTTGCCA TTCCACATGGTGGAAGCAACTTATAGGGTGAAGGAGGCTAGAAAGCAATTATTAAGTGAAAATGGCAGACATCCTGATGACAAAGAAATTGCTGAAGCAGCCGGGCTTTCGATGAAGAGGCTTGCTGCAGTACTAATGACTCCAAAAGCACCCAGATCCTTGGAGCAGAAAATCGGAATAAACCAAAATCTCAAACCATCG GAAGTCATTTCCGATCCGGAAGCAGAAACTGCTGAAGATATGTTGATAAAACAATTCATGAAGCAGGATCTCGAAAAGGTACTCGACTCCCTTAACCCAAGAGAGAAACAAGTAATTAGATGGAGGTTTGGAATGGAAGATGGGAGGATGAAAACATTGCAAGAAATAGGAGAAATAATGGGTGTAAGTAGGGAAAGAATTAGACAAATTGAATCATGTGCATTCAGAAAACTCAAAAACAAGAAGAGAACTAAACATTTGCAGCAGTATCTGATGTCATGA
- the LOC103499006 gene encoding RNA polymerase sigma factor sigB isoform X2: MSCLLPQFKCHPETFSIQFKTAANNSHHHSFIPTAYSSYTSPPTSTGTATTLNVDRLKLPPFDTNTDSVSVERLRSYLGAVESSLASTLLTSEEATIAAAAAEAVTLAKAAVKVARDAALLANNINSSRAGTKSQPSPKPDALHFKWAQFMESERADIIGEPVGVNKRPIEGDALEPSTTESDDVEPTSKELELLQDELSESITVKSKRQTERKARRTRAAEKTVTSVVPFKSGSSSRKKRSSLQEVDYSDPLRYLRATTSTSRLLTATEELELSEGIQDLLKLERLQEELAERYGNEPTFAQWAAAAGVNQRTLRKRLNYGTLCKDKMIKSNIRLVISIAKNYQGAGMNLQDLVQEGCRGLVRGAEKFDASKGFKFSTYAHWWIKQAVRKFLSDQSRTIRLPFHMVEATYRVKEARKQLLSENGRHPDDKEIAEAAGLSMKRLAAVLMTPKAPRSLEQKIGINQNLKPSEVISDPEAETAEDMLIKQFMKQDLEKVLDSLNPREKQVIRWRFGMEDGRMKTLQEIGEIMGVSRERIRQIESCAFRKLKNKKRTKHLQQYLMS; this comes from the exons ATGTCGTGTTTACTTCCCCAATTCAAGTGCCACCCCGAAACATTCTCAATCCAATTCAAGACCGCGGCTAATAATTCTCACCATCATTCCTTTATTCCTACTGCTTATTCCAGTTACA CATCACCACCAACATCGACCGGAACAGCTACAACACTCAATGTGGATCGACTTAAATTGCCTCCTTTTGATACTAACACCGACTCAGTCTCTGTGGAAAGACTAAGATCTTATTTAGGTGCAGTTGAATCGAGTCTAGCCTCTACACTTCTTACCAGTGAGGAGGCTACAATAGCAGCTGCGGCAGCTGAAGCTGTTACTCTTGCAAAAGCAGCTGTCAAGGTTGCAAGGGATGCAGCTCTTCTGGCTAACAATATCAACTCTTCCAGAGCAGGAACAAAATCTCAACCTTCTCCCAAACCTGATGCTTTACATTTCAAATGGGCTCAATTTATGGAATCGGAAAGAGCTGACATAATAGGAGAACCAGTTGGAGTTAATAAACGCCCCATCGAAGGCGATGCTTTGGAACCCAGCACAACAGAATCTGATGATGTGGAGCCAACATCAAAAGAACTTGAACTTTTACAGGATGAACTCTCTGAGAGTATAACTGTAAAGTCAAAGCGTCAAACAGAAAGGAAAGCGAGAAGAACTAGAGCAGCAGAGAAGACTGTTACTAGTGTAGTGCCGTTCAAGTCTGGTTCTAGCAGTCGGAAGAAGCGCAGTTCTTTACAAGAAGTGGACTACTCTGACCCATTGCGTTATTTAAGAGCAACTACTAGCACCTCCAGACTTCTTACTGCAACTGAAGAACTTGAACTGTCAGAAGGAATTCAG GATTTACTGAAACTGGAACGGCTTCAGGAGGAGCTTGCCGAACGATATGGGAATGAACCAACCTTTGCACAATGGGCAGCTGCTGCTGGCGTCAATCAAAGGACACTGAGGAAGCGTCTAAATTATGGTACTCTTTGTAaagacaaaatgataaaaagcaATATTCGTCTTGTCATATCGATTGCAAAAAATTATCAGGGAGCTGGGATGAATCTGCAAGATCTAGTTCAG GAAGGATGTCGAGGCCTTGTAAGGGGTGCAGAGAAGTTTGATGCATCAAAAGGCTTCAAGTTTTCAACCTATGCTCATTGGTGGATAAAGCAAGCAGTGCGAAAGTTTCTTTCTGATCAGTCCAGGACTATTCGCTTGCCA TTCCACATGGTGGAAGCAACTTATAGGGTGAAGGAGGCTAGAAAGCAATTATTAAGTGAAAATGGCAGACATCCTGATGACAAAGAAATTGCTGAAGCAGCCGGGCTTTCGATGAAGAGGCTTGCTGCAGTACTAATGACTCCAAAAGCACCCAGATCCTTGGAGCAGAAAATCGGAATAAACCAAAATCTCAAACCATCG GAAGTCATTTCCGATCCGGAAGCAGAAACTGCTGAAGATATGTTGATAAAACAATTCATGAAGCAGGATCTCGAAAAGGTACTCGACTCCCTTAACCCAAGAGAGAAACAAGTAATTAGATGGAGGTTTGGAATGGAAGATGGGAGGATGAAAACATTGCAAGAAATAGGAGAAATAATGGGTGTAAGTAGGGAAAGAATTAGACAAATTGAATCATGTGCATTCAGAAAACTCAAAAACAAGAAGAGAACTAAACATTTGCAGCAGTATCTGATGTCATGA